Within Plasmodium vinckei vinckei genome assembly, chromosome: PVVCY_12, the genomic segment aatatatatgagcctatcttaaataaattaaaaatttatcttTCTGAATTCAAATATCCTCTcgcattttttaataatcaaatatatgaatatatgcaaaattattacaatgTAGATATTAAAAAGGTGACTAAACAAGAATCGGATGAAGAATACGAAATTgataatattcaaaaaaaaaaaaaaatgaaaaaaaaaacatttcgAGATGTATCAGATATTTTGGAAAGAGATGAACTTAAGGCATACTTCCATTACATCAATTCATATGTTgatgttttttattcaaatcaaaatattttaaattttcattttataagATTATTAAATAGTGTGCATTGtttaaatcatttaaaaaaacggagaaaaagaaaattatatataaaaaaaaaaattgaaaaattggaaaaaaCCCAACAGgtagaaaaagaaaatatacaacTAAATGATGATCTTTGTGATGAAAGTTTTTCAAAAcctaaaattttaattttatgtgcatttagatatatttgtaaagaATATGTAGAtctattaattaatatgcTATCACTAGTTGAagtcaaaaataaaaatcgaTTTATCAATGAATATGACATAACAccagaagaaaaaaaaaatcttaaaaatatgtatatcaaaaaaaaacaatcatttgattatattaatttatatagagGTAATAGTGATGATTGTTTTAGGTTAggaattaaattatttgaaaatgaaaaaaaaatacaattataTAGCCCTTTCTATGATAGTGATATACTAATATGCTCTCCCTTAGGCTtagaaattattataaaagaatataaagaaaCCGAAGATAAaactaataatatatataatgaagatGATAATTATTCAGATGATTATGAAATAAACGATACTGAAAATTCagcaaaaaaaactaagaaaaaaaaaaaaaaaatcaacacaaataataataaaaaaaagaaattatatgaatatgattttttatcatcaaTTGAAGTATTAGTTATAGATCAAAttgatattatattaatgcaaaatatattgacattaaaaaatgtcttaaattttataaataaaccATTACTAAAATGGCGTAATGCCAATATAAATAGAATAGCTAAATATGCCATAGATGgctacataaaaaattatagacAAACAATTATTACTTCCAGTATCATAGACACTAATTTTATCTCATTAATACAATTGtcaaataattatagaagttttttaaaattatttataaaaaatgatgatgatactattttattaagtataagaaatatgtttaaaataaaccaatatttcaaaaaaattgaatgtgatgatattttaaaaattgaagAATGTATAATTGAGTTTTTTTCAACAAATGTTATTGAAATTTTAACGAATATAAAGCaacttattatttgtataccaacatatatagaatatattagactctatgaaatattaaaaaaaaatgacataTCTTTTAAAGGTGTTAATGAATATACTACTGAAAAAAAACggataaaaatacaaaaattatttaaatttgaaaaagttaatattttactaGTTACAAGTcgtttaatttattatgagCGATgtacttttaaaaatgctAATCATGTCATCTTTTTCTCACCTCCGAAATTTcaatttatgtattttgaattaatcaaaaatataactataAATACACCAAACGCCTCATCTATGTGCTACTACACTAAATACCACACATATGAACTCGAAAGAATTGTTGGACAGAAACGAGCAATTCATTTGATGCGCGAAAAGCCAGGAAAAATCAccttatttaaataaaacatatgacattataaaattaaccTTATTTGtgattatgtaaaaaatataaaaataaatatccaTTCTATATATAGCTACAAACGGACATAAAACATGCCTagaacatatttattttttgctgtgtaagaatatatttattatcaatgtcttttttttattataaatccTTTATGatgtttttgtatatatcaatatttaTTCCTTTCCTAAAAAAGAAGGAATATCAAAGTAATTcctttgtattatttttttgaaaaattgtTAGGTAGCTCTaccaatttttatatcaaaacATATGTTACTTTGCTATTTTCATGTATAATTTCATtaagttatttttatttttttaatttgttatttttttattgtcttactttaaaatattaattttcaaGAATTCGCCATAACATTCAATCTCTAGATCCTCGAGTTGCGACATTGcctgaaataaatatatatatttaaaaacattttatagCATATGCATGTATTACATGTGcatgtttttttgtttttttttttctttcaatACTGACTTTTTTAGCTTTGGCTAGCTGGACTTTATTATCTGATAAATTAGCGCTTTCACTTGAGTTTTTATTCATTCTTGGCTTAAATAgctaaataaaataattgattATAAGGAATACCTAAACAAGCAagcgaaaaaaataagtaaataGGCTAATTAGCATACTGTTTAAGCTATGCGGGAAATCGAGGCACCTGACGCCAAAATAAAaccttttaaaatatataaaattaaaataatgttaCTGTAATTTgccaaataaaatatttccaaaaaattcaatatttcatataaaataaaacaagaTTAGAAACATGGCATAGCCTTATTAAAATTGCAACATACACatgcattaaaaaaaatatgcaggGAAAAGTTTGCACACATAACTAgctttattaaaaaaaaaaaaaagtatatatttatattgctgttcatatttttttttcatcttttataACTTTCGGTTTCTTAAGCatttacatatacatatcaCATATCAAACAATTTAGACATTTGAAGACTATTAATTTTCCCGGTATCCCAATTTCTCGCATTAAATACTCTGATAAatttaatgtttttatataaaatatttttgaatatttttaaactatttaaatttatttcttttattaatatgctTAACTTGTTAtcttttttacaattattgaaatattctgaaaataatttactaGTTACAGTACCATCATCATAAATCGGttgatttttattatcatttgcTTTGAAAATATCTTGACTAATATTTATCTGAAAATTTtgaagataaaaattattaaaaaatttatttaactCATTCGATAGCTCTTCCTGTGAATAAGCTTTATTcttatctatatatttgtcTATAAtagaaattttatttaaatatgaatCCACTTTATTGGTTCCTATATGCAATGTTTCTTCATTGCTTATGATATATTCATTTGgcatatcatttattttatcttttaattCGGTCAaaaatttgttattattcAATCGATagtttaaatattcatcaTCAAATGTTATaatctttttcttttcttccTTATTTTTGCTATTTAGTTTAATagcattataattttctaaaACATGTTCCATAATAAAACTATCATTTCCTTTGATAGCTTTTATGATAGTTAGACCtaaatttattactttttcaatatttttttttgatttttcatatgtttttagttttattacatcttcatatttttttcgtggGTTGCTCGTTCCATCatattctttaattttatcaaaggaataatataaatgaaaaattatatttttaaaaagaatatCAACTATAGATGATATGCCTCTTTCAAACCTGCATTAATTAAGAAAATGTGTAAGTCGATATATAAGAATCCGCAATATGCATTCTCTCTcttttcaatatatatacatgtgtTTTTTTGCATATGGATATGTTAGATTTATTTTACTCTTTTGGAAAGTCAGTAGAACgctccattttttttaattatgttgccttttaatattcaacaattttaagataaaagaaaatgacaaataaaatattctttagTCATGTCCCGCATTTCATTGGTTAATCCTCGAAAAGGAATATTCACTAAATTTGTAATATAGGGGTTATAAAATCATATTTcctcattattttctaatcaataattatatacatataattacATACCTATTTAATCACACAAATTTACAGAATAATTTAAACATAAGATAAAAGAGACATATCTATATGacgaatatattttcataggTAGTGCTTTACAAAACAATAAgtgaattattataaatacacagataaatatttatgcattaatattttttgcatgGCTTctctttgttttttcaaactttttaagtgaattattataagtAAAAACTCGAATTAAcacaatataatttaaattattttaatattcttAAAAGTAGACAAATATAGACATcacttttatatatatatgtgcatatgAATATCGAAggctatattatttatagtgtgtatatatattttttttattttgtgatatctttattttcatttttctccATTCCCTGTTCATATAATCATTTGACATTTTAATGGATGGTAAGTCGTTATAGTAATAAGGTATTAATGGTAGTAATGCATAAGATTTTGacgaaaaattatttttgcttttttctttttttttcatattataatcatcatatgatgaatataaaattttattatatacgctatcaaaattatttattttgttttttgttgtacttttaatatttgGGTATTTAAAACATGTATGAAATTTTCGAAACGTAAAATCAAATCTAGGAGacattaaattattttttatagatgtttttaatttattttttaaaaaaatataattattaatatgatcacacttaaaaaaaaacaattgtAATAGCTTATTTACATATGCTTTTAAAATCATTTCTAACCTAAGTAGCTTGTATATCATGTcgaaatttttattgtctACTTTATGACTGCTATcgtattttttgttatcccttttgtttttctcttttttctCTATAAAATTCTCACTACTAAGGAtgccaaaaaaaataatacagcTTTCTAGaaattttgatttaatttttctttctatAAACGATAAACTGtagtaaataattttttgatctacattttttttaaatttatttattatttttaatctatccataaatatttttagtaaccttttttcattaattatcTTATTCAACATTTCTATCCCCCTTCCCGTTTTTAAAATGATTACAACTAGCTCCTTCCCTTCCTCAAATGAtagaaatttttttttaaattgatCACTAACTTTAAAGGGAAAAATAGAAACACCAAAAAgttgtatatatgtatgtctATATTAGCAGATTAATGTATGTGCATTGttgattattatattatcccATATATGTCAGTtttattcaattttttataatttcctTACTCAAATCCATTTAGAATTTTATCCActtcatatttttgataaataaaaactagctatatatatagacatATACTATGAATAGGTCTACTAAATATGTTACCCCTAACCAATACAATAAACccaaagaaataaaaatattatcatccCATTtagacaataaaaaatggaaacaTAATTTATGAGAACACCCACGAATAATTATTTGGTATTTATAGTTATTACAAAATTGTATTTACTATCTTAATAcaatcattttatttttttttatttatttttatttattttttttttaaataacttGTCTAGCATatggaattaaaaaataaaataaaccttaaaaatataacaaaaatataaataagttatatccttatttattctttcttttttggaTGAAAACCATTttattaagaaaaaaagaaataagaACGGATaggatataatatattttttttttaaatgttgtaaaaaattctGAACGTTCAGAATATTTGAGTTGctaattattatgatagtaaaatatttaaataaataaaagccAATGGGCTTAAGCATACTTGTTCtacaaatacaaaaaacatttttctaaaaattttaattgcTCATTTTTCAATGAAACTCTATTTCGTAAAAACAATCACCAAATGTAtgtgtaaatatatgtacaacttatttaattcaaataaGTTTGcataattaatgaaaaaaatatgctaaCCACAcccaatatataaatatacatgataaaaaaatatatattttttggtaattccttttttacccttttaattaaacataattattatgcataaatttgtaaaatttgcaaaatttttatttattatatatttatattgtttatgtagttactattattattgcaACTATTTTAAACTGTCTAATTTAGttgatattatttattatattcctattttatttttatgcaaACCTTAATGGGGTAAGCCTTTTTTCAATTAAAGGAAGGTACCTATTCTTAGAACCCTAGTTTGAGGGCTAATCTTttctataataaaaaaatgtttataattttgttgaGCTTGTTCAATGCACACATATGTGTGTGTACATTCGTCTGTTTGCTATTcataaatttgtatatgctacccattttttacacttttctgctttttacattttatgAGTTACTAAACATAAGGAACCTTAAAAAAGGCCGTAATACCCGAGCCATTGTAAGAAAAGTTACTTTGGTATGGTAAGTTTTCAAagatttttcaaaaaattttcaaaaatttttacTGATTTATTGCCAATTCAAACTGTTTAAACTACTGGGTACTCTTATTATGTTGATTGTTGTCGCTATCTTGATAAAATAGATATGGGAATAGGTCTCCATTTTTCAAATCAATTTTACTATCAAAGTTGGTGTCGTTAAAATTGCTACTTATAtgattaaaattaaaatcacTATCCTCAACACTTTCAGCCCTACTAATTCCTCTAAAGTTTGGAATTTCATCGGTTATACTACCATTGGATTGAGATAGCTGACTAAAATTActaatatatgaattaagggaatatttattttttccttttctttcattaatataattataaatatcttGATCAATGACTGATTCATTACATATGCTACTATTTGACATATTTTGACTTAAAAGTGAATTAGCTCTTtgatatttaaatttataattatcttTGCCATTTCCATAATCTCTTGTATatctatttatttctttatcatatattttactatttatatctttCAAGTCgtgaaaataatcaaagtttatatatttcgaTGGTTGTTTAATTGGGGCTGGTATATTAATTGTGATTGACTTTAAGTTAGATAAACATCCTTCaacaattaaatttttttttttaaattgatTCAATAAATTAATCCAAACTGAATTCACATTTGTAATTGTTTCATTggaatttaatttttctttagaaataaaatgttgTCTAGATAAAACTTTTGCATTACCACAAATTATTAATCCATATTTTGCTCTTGTTAATGCAACATTTAATCTTCTTggatcatttaaaaatccAATACCtaactttttatttgatctTACACATgataaaagaataaaatcTTTTTCTCTTCCTTGGAATGCATCTACAGATGCAACTTCTATATCTAAACAATGTTGATAAGatatgtttttttgaaaaagtGAAGTAATATATGCTCTTTGACCTTCATAAGGAGTTATAACACCAATTTGGGTAGCTTTTAATCCTGAATTTAATAAAGCTCTTACTAAAATTTCCATATTTTGTGCTTCACTTCTATTTAAGTAGCTTGTACCAGATGCAGACATTTCTTCAAGACCATTAGAATTGTAGAAAAACATAGGATATTTAGAGTTGGGCCAtggaaaattttttaaaggatATTCTCTTTCTTTTAATGTAATACCATTTTGTAAACATCCATCATAAAATACATAAGATGGAAATTCACTTAAACAAGGATGCATTCTATATTGTACTTCTAACCTAAAAGGTGTAATACCTAACATAACAAGCCTTTCAAATAAACTTTTTCCTAATCCAGCACTTGCTGCTTTTTTACATACAATTATAGGCCCTAATTGACAATGATCACCAACTAATACTATTTGTTTTGCTCCTGTAACTAATGGAACTAAACATTCAGGTTCAGTTGATTGTGTTGCTTCATCAACTAAAACCTGATTAAAacgaaatttttttaatctttTAT encodes:
- a CDS encoding U3 small nucleolar RNA-associated protein 25, putative, which encodes MRGNKKNKRKITSLNELYELEYVKKEKKRKLKELKSKINKENELKTQENDNKKDLKNNNNDENEKKKKIDKTLLAKYEKLKQLENTPENDETKNGDNKSYKTFLQILQKKNKKIYNQTVQAKNHQTLSGSKQPEQFRNNDNNLNDHDKNCISKNNKEEENDNLQSETSTFQNKDEIYMKILINNIKNQNTNFLNIKENDNEMTSQNDGHTLDHKDIYADYANKSYKLVENKMDYYFTFCQNIDNDFIKKFLQIKLKKGKHNSDHTELNKNQTIENMYVTSNLFLQTNIFKKKTTHQNENENEHSDQVEIQNEDIDEKTNNLFYKNIKIKPYFFSNYVEKNDITYFLMSILKTHPKSILDNNNYYNIYEPILNKLKIYLSEFKYPLAFFNNQIYEYMQNYYNVDIKKVTKQESDEEYEIDNIQKKKKMKKKTFRDVSDILERDELKAYFHYINSYVDVFYSNQNILNFHFIRLLNSVHCLNHLKKRRKRKLYIKKKIEKLEKTQQVEKENIQLNDDLCDESFSKPKILILCAFRYICKEYVDLLINMLSLVEVKNKNRFINEYDITPEEKKNLKNMYIKKKQSFDYINLYRGNSDDCFRLGIKLFENEKKIQLYSPFYDSDILICSPLGLEIIIKEYKETEDKTNNIYNEDDNYSDDYEINDTENSAKKTKKKKKKINTNNNKKKKLYEYDFLSSIEVLVIDQIDIILMQNILTLKNVLNFINKPLLKWRNANINRIAKYAIDGYIKNYRQTIITSSIIDTNFISLIQLSNNYRSFLKLFIKNDDDTILLSIRNMFKINQYFKKIECDDILKIEECIIEFFSTNVIEILTNIKQLIICIPTYIEYIRLYEILKKNDISFKGVNEYTTEKKRIKIQKLFKFEKVNILLVTSRLIYYERCTFKNANHVIFFSPPKFQFMYFELIKNITINTPNASSMCYYTKYHTYELERIVGQKRAIHLMREKPGKITLFK